One window of Mediterraneibacter gnavus ATCC 29149 genomic DNA carries:
- a CDS encoding ABC transporter ATP-binding protein encodes MSRTILEIESLYKTYGEKENAAEALRGISFQVYQGEFLGIMGSSGSGKTTLLNCIASVLRPTRGRILLKGQDIGMYTDAQLAAYRGRQIGYLFQQFELLDNLTGGENILLPAQIHKMPEKESRKRMQKLAEYFEIEEVLEKFPNQMSGGQKQRVAALRALLLHPQIVLADEPTGALDSRSARSLMEQLSGVNREDEAAVLMVTHDAQAASFCSRILFIQDGKVFHELRKRVGEETNREFYERILSVMAQLGGGSNYVL; translated from the coding sequence ATGAGCCGTACTATTTTGGAAATAGAATCGTTGTACAAAACATATGGGGAAAAGGAGAATGCAGCAGAGGCACTCAGAGGAATCTCGTTTCAAGTATATCAGGGAGAATTCCTCGGAATTATGGGAAGCAGCGGTTCGGGAAAAACGACGCTGTTAAATTGTATTGCTTCGGTTTTAAGACCTACACGAGGTAGGATTCTTCTGAAAGGACAGGATATCGGAATGTATACGGATGCTCAGCTGGCAGCGTATCGGGGAAGACAGATCGGGTATCTGTTTCAGCAGTTTGAATTGCTGGATAATCTGACGGGTGGAGAAAATATTCTTTTGCCGGCACAGATTCACAAAATGCCGGAAAAGGAAAGCAGAAAAAGGATGCAGAAGCTGGCGGAATATTTTGAGATCGAGGAGGTGCTGGAAAAGTTTCCGAATCAGATGTCCGGAGGACAGAAGCAGAGGGTAGCCGCATTAAGAGCGCTTCTTTTGCATCCGCAGATCGTACTGGCAGATGAGCCGACCGGTGCGCTTGACAGCCGAAGTGCACGAAGTCTGATGGAGCAACTCTCCGGAGTGAATCGAGAGGATGAGGCTGCGGTTCTGATGGTGACACATGACGCACAGGCTGCGAGTTTTTGTTCCAGAATTTTGTTTATTCAGGATGGAAAAGTATTTCATGAATTACGGAAGCGAGTCGGGGAGGAGACAAACCGGGAATTTTATGAGCGCATTTTGTCCGTGATGGCGCAGTTGGGAGGAGGAAGCAATTATGTTCTCTGA
- a CDS encoding ABC transporter ATP-binding protein: MNRKPKVSKENLQTAKRLLKYVTGTYKVRFVIVFICILLSSIASISVSLSLKFLIDDFISPLIGQKDPNFAELYRALAVLGSIFLMGVIATFTYTRLMVYIGQGVLKKVRDDMFEHMQTLPIRYFDQNTNGSIMSLYTNDTDTLRQMISQSIPQALMSFFTIIVTFISMLILSPLLTILAVLIIGLMIFVTKKIGGNSGKYFVRQQKSLADVTGFVEERMNGQRVVKVFNHERKSEEEFDKLNEALFESAAQANTFANMMGPVIGNIGNLQFVLVSVLGGFLSIMGIGGITLGVMASYLQFTKSFTQPFMQVAQQFNSIVMALAGAERIFALIDEESEKDEGYVTLVNAKKDENGNIIECKERTGMWAWKHPHSADGSVSYTELTGDVRFEDVTFGYNEDKVILKDISLFAKPGQKLAFVGSTGAGKTTITNLINRFYDIQEGKIRYDGINITKIKKDDLRRSLGIVLQDTHLFTGTIMDNIRYGKLDATDEEVYEAAKLAHADQFIKMLPKGYDTMLSGDGEELSQGQRQLLSIARAAVANPPVLILDEATSSIDTRTESIVQKGMDNLMKGRTVFVIAHRLSTIRNSDAIIVLEHGKIIERGDHADLIKMKGTYYQLYTGKLELS, encoded by the coding sequence ATGAATAGAAAACCAAAGGTTTCAAAAGAAAATTTACAGACCGCAAAGCGGCTTTTAAAATATGTGACCGGAACGTACAAGGTTCGGTTTGTGATCGTATTTATCTGTATTTTGTTAAGTTCGATCGCATCAATTTCGGTATCATTGTCCCTCAAGTTTTTAATCGATGATTTTATCAGTCCTCTGATCGGACAGAAAGATCCGAATTTTGCAGAACTATATCGGGCACTTGCGGTGCTTGGAAGCATTTTCCTGATGGGAGTCATTGCTACATTTACTTATACACGACTGATGGTCTACATTGGTCAGGGTGTTCTTAAAAAAGTAAGGGATGATATGTTTGAACATATGCAGACTCTTCCAATCCGTTATTTTGACCAGAATACGAATGGTTCTATCATGAGTCTTTACACGAATGATACAGATACGCTCAGACAGATGATCAGTCAGTCGATCCCACAGGCACTGATGTCCTTTTTTACGATTATCGTAACCTTTATTTCAATGCTGATCTTAAGTCCGCTGCTTACAATTTTAGCAGTTCTGATCATTGGTCTTATGATCTTCGTAACAAAAAAGATCGGTGGAAACAGTGGAAAATATTTTGTTCGTCAGCAGAAATCTCTGGCAGATGTGACTGGATTTGTGGAAGAGAGAATGAACGGACAGCGCGTAGTAAAAGTGTTCAACCACGAAAGAAAGTCAGAAGAAGAATTTGACAAACTCAACGAGGCGCTCTTTGAAAGTGCTGCACAGGCGAATACCTTTGCAAATATGATGGGACCGGTAATCGGAAACATCGGAAACCTGCAGTTTGTACTGGTCTCTGTACTTGGAGGATTCCTTTCTATTATGGGAATCGGAGGGATCACTCTGGGAGTTATGGCATCTTATCTGCAGTTTACAAAGAGCTTTACACAGCCGTTTATGCAGGTGGCGCAGCAGTTTAACTCCATTGTTATGGCACTTGCCGGAGCAGAGCGTATTTTTGCTCTGATCGATGAAGAATCGGAAAAAGACGAGGGATACGTAACACTGGTCAATGCGAAAAAAGACGAGAACGGCAATATTATCGAATGCAAAGAAAGAACCGGAATGTGGGCCTGGAAGCATCCACATTCGGCAGACGGAAGTGTGTCTTATACAGAACTGACCGGAGATGTGCGTTTTGAAGATGTGACATTTGGATACAACGAAGATAAAGTGATCTTAAAAGATATCAGTCTGTTTGCAAAACCGGGACAGAAGCTGGCATTTGTCGGTTCTACCGGAGCAGGAAAAACAACCATCACGAACCTGATCAATCGCTTTTACGATATTCAGGAAGGAAAGATCCGGTATGACGGAATCAATATTACAAAGATTAAAAAGGATGATCTGAGACGTTCCCTCGGAATTGTACTGCAGGATACCCATTTGTTTACAGGAACCATTATGGATAATATCCGTTATGGAAAACTGGATGCTACTGATGAGGAAGTATACGAGGCTGCAAAACTGGCTCATGCAGATCAGTTTATCAAAATGCTTCCGAAGGGATACGACACTATGTTAAGCGGTGATGGAGAAGAGCTTTCACAGGGACAGAGACAGCTTCTTTCCATTGCGAGAGCAGCAGTTGCAAATCCGCCGGTACTGATTCTGGATGAAGCAACTTCCAGCATTGATACCCGTACGGAGAGTATTGTGCAGAAGGGTATGGATAACCTGATGAAGGGACGTACAGTATTTGTTATCGCGCACAGACTTTCTACGATTCGCAACAGTGATGCGATTATTGTTCTGGAACACGGAAAGATCATCGAGCGTGGAGATCATGCGGATCTGATCAAAATGAAAGGAACGTATTACCAGTTATATACCGGAAAACTGGAGCTTTCATAA
- a CDS encoding ABC transporter ATP-binding protein — protein sequence MNKTLLKSVREYKKQSVLAPFFVILEVLMEVLIPMEMAKIIDVGIMQGNLSYIVRRGLILVIMAMLALYFGIIAGKMAATAGAGYAKNLRHDIFYKVQEFSFKNIDRFSTSGLVTRMTTDITNVQMAYMMSIRLLARAPIMIVLSWIMTLLINKKIALLFLIIIPLLGGTLIFIAKKAHPHFIKVFDEYDILNNSVQENVNASRVVKAFVREDHEIEKFHGISKYVYTLFTKAEKIVAWNSPVMQFTIYTAMLLMVAIGGREIVFGAMEIGEMTSVIVYAFQIMMALMMVTFVFVMIMIAEASTDRITEVLTEVPEMQDKKNAVTEVADGEIRFEHVDFSYAGEGGNLSLKDVNLHIKSGQTIGIIGGTGSAKSTLVQLIPRLYDVTKGTVKVGGLDVREYNLEALRDQVSMVLQKNVLFTGTIYDNIRWGNEHASEEEVQRVCKLAQADGFVKEFPAGYHTMIVQGGNNVSGGQKQRLCIARALLKKPKILILDDSTSAVDTKTDALIRKAFREEIPDTTKIIIAQRVSSIENADQIIVLDEGKIMGVGTSEELLATNEIYREVYESQVKGGEDDE from the coding sequence ATGAATAAAACACTTTTAAAATCAGTCCGGGAATACAAAAAGCAGTCTGTGTTGGCTCCATTTTTCGTAATCCTGGAAGTTTTAATGGAAGTTCTGATTCCGATGGAGATGGCGAAGATCATTGATGTTGGAATCATGCAGGGAAATTTGAGCTATATCGTACGGCGGGGATTGATTCTGGTCATTATGGCTATGCTGGCTCTGTATTTCGGTATTATAGCAGGAAAAATGGCAGCAACAGCAGGTGCAGGATATGCCAAAAACCTGAGACATGATATTTTTTATAAAGTACAGGAATTTTCATTCAAAAATATTGACCGGTTTTCCACATCCGGTCTTGTAACACGTATGACAACAGATATTACCAACGTACAGATGGCATATATGATGAGCATTCGTCTGTTGGCGAGAGCTCCGATCATGATTGTTTTATCCTGGATCATGACACTTTTGATCAATAAGAAAATTGCTTTGCTGTTCCTGATCATCATACCGCTGCTTGGAGGAACACTGATCTTTATTGCAAAGAAAGCGCATCCGCATTTTATCAAAGTATTTGATGAGTATGATATTCTGAATAATTCCGTACAGGAAAATGTCAATGCATCCCGCGTGGTAAAAGCCTTTGTACGGGAAGATCATGAAATTGAAAAATTCCATGGAATTTCAAAATATGTCTATACATTATTTACAAAAGCAGAAAAGATCGTGGCATGGAACTCACCGGTTATGCAGTTTACGATCTATACGGCGATGCTTCTGATGGTAGCGATCGGAGGAAGAGAAATTGTATTCGGTGCGATGGAAATCGGAGAAATGACCAGTGTGATCGTGTATGCGTTCCAGATCATGATGGCTCTGATGATGGTTACATTTGTATTTGTTATGATCATGATCGCAGAAGCGTCTACAGACCGTATTACGGAAGTTCTGACGGAAGTTCCGGAGATGCAGGACAAAAAGAATGCGGTTACAGAAGTGGCAGACGGAGAGATCCGGTTTGAGCATGTAGATTTCAGTTATGCGGGAGAAGGCGGAAATCTTTCGTTAAAAGATGTCAATCTTCATATTAAATCCGGACAGACGATCGGGATCATCGGAGGAACCGGAAGTGCGAAATCAACATTGGTACAGCTGATCCCGAGACTTTATGACGTGACAAAAGGAACTGTAAAAGTCGGCGGACTGGATGTCAGAGAGTATAATCTGGAGGCACTGCGCGATCAGGTATCTATGGTATTGCAGAAAAACGTTCTCTTTACAGGAACGATTTACGATAATATCCGCTGGGGAAATGAACATGCCAGCGAGGAAGAGGTTCAGAGAGTCTGCAAACTTGCACAGGCAGATGGATTCGTAAAAGAATTTCCGGCAGGTTATCATACGATGATCGTGCAGGGCGGAAACAATGTTTCCGGCGGACAGAAGCAGCGTCTGTGTATTGCACGGGCACTTCTGAAAAAACCGAAGATTCTGATTCTGGATGACTCCACAAGTGCGGTAGATACAAAGACAGATGCGCTGATTCGAAAAGCATTCCGGGAAGAAATTCCGGATACTACAAAGATCATCATTGCGCAGCGAGTTTCTTCTATAGAAAATGCAGACCAGATCATTGTACTGGATGAAGGAAAGATCATGGGAGTCGGCACATCCGAAGAATTGCTTGCGACAAATGAAATCTACAGAGAAGTATATGAATCTCAGGTAAAGGGAGGTGAGGACGATGAATAG
- a CDS encoding MarR family winged helix-turn-helix transcriptional regulator, whose protein sequence is MQDIEDKERYINTGRLIHILSNQMKRRNASEAVGDDGLTTMQKHVLKHILLETMHREVYQKDIEEEFRIRKSTATGILQLMEKNGFISRESSKKDARLKRIVPTPKAEALRPEILEHIRDTEKRLIQGIDQEDVKICRKVLVQMIQNLAENKKENKEEDENDE, encoded by the coding sequence ATGCAGGATATAGAAGATAAGGAAAGGTACATCAATACCGGCAGGCTGATTCACATTCTTTCCAATCAGATGAAGCGCAGAAATGCGTCTGAAGCAGTGGGAGATGATGGCCTGACCACCATGCAGAAGCATGTGTTAAAGCATATTCTTTTGGAAACGATGCACAGGGAAGTATATCAGAAAGATATAGAAGAAGAGTTTCGAATCCGGAAGTCCACAGCCACAGGGATTTTGCAGCTCATGGAAAAAAATGGATTTATTTCCAGGGAAAGTTCGAAAAAGGATGCCAGATTAAAACGTATTGTACCGACTCCAAAAGCAGAAGCACTCAGACCTGAGATTCTGGAGCACATCAGAGATACGGAAAAGCGGCTGATACAAGGGATAGATCAGGAAGATGTAAAGATTTGCAGAAAGGTGCTTGTGCAGATGATTCAAAATCTTGCAGAAAACAAAAAAGAAAATAAGGAGGAAGACGAGAACGATGAATAA
- a CDS encoding FtsX-like permease family protein, producing MAERIRELSTIKVLGFYDKEVTLYIYRETILLSLLGILAGFGVGDLLYQYILAVVPPDEVMFNPALCAKAFVIPAILIAVITFILGYIMNRKLKYLDMLSALKSVE from the coding sequence GTGGCAGAGCGTATCCGTGAACTCTCAACCATTAAGGTTCTCGGATTCTACGACAAAGAAGTAACACTCTATATTTACCGGGAAACAATACTCCTTTCCCTGCTCGGTATTTTAGCAGGATTTGGAGTCGGTGATCTGCTTTACCAGTACATACTGGCAGTTGTTCCACCGGATGAAGTGATGTTTAACCCCGCTCTTTGTGCAAAAGCATTTGTGATTCCTGCCATTTTGATTGCAGTCATTACATTTATTCTAGGATACATAATGAATCGAAAACTCAAATACTTAGATATGCTCAGCGCATTAAAATCTGTAGAATAG
- a CDS encoding ABC transporter ATP-binding protein, whose amino-acid sequence MLELKHIHKYYNPGTVNEMCLFEDFNLTVEQGDFVSVVGSNGSGKTSMLNILCGSIPVEAGQILMHGEDISRMKEYKRNRKIGRVYQNPALGTCPSMTILENMSLADNKGSFYGLRKGINKNRKSHYQELLSQLNLGLENKLNVKVGSLSGGQRQAMALLMSTMTPIDFLILDEHTAALDPKTADLIMELTDKIVKQKNLTTIMVTHNLRYAVEYGNRLLMMHQGEAVMDLSAKEKQELKVEDILEKFNAISIECGN is encoded by the coding sequence ATGCTTGAGTTAAAACATATTCATAAATATTATAATCCAGGAACAGTCAATGAAATGTGTCTGTTTGAAGATTTTAATCTGACAGTAGAACAGGGAGATTTTGTTTCTGTGGTAGGAAGCAACGGCTCCGGAAAGACTTCCATGCTTAATATCCTGTGCGGCAGTATTCCGGTAGAAGCAGGACAGATTCTGATGCATGGGGAAGATATTTCCCGCATGAAAGAGTATAAAAGAAACCGGAAGATCGGAAGAGTGTATCAGAATCCGGCGCTTGGAACCTGTCCTTCCATGACAATTCTGGAAAATATGTCTCTTGCAGACAACAAAGGCAGTTTTTACGGATTGAGAAAAGGAATTAATAAAAACAGAAAGTCTCATTATCAGGAGCTATTAAGCCAGTTGAATCTGGGACTGGAAAATAAGCTGAATGTAAAAGTCGGTTCTCTCTCCGGCGGGCAGCGTCAGGCAATGGCACTTCTGATGTCAACCATGACACCGATCGATTTTCTGATCCTGGATGAGCACACAGCGGCGCTGGATCCAAAGACGGCAGATCTGATCATGGAACTGACAGATAAGATCGTGAAACAGAAAAACCTGACAACGATCATGGTGACACATAATCTCCGCTATGCAGTAGAATATGGAAACAGACTGTTGATGATGCATCAGGGGGAAGCAGTGATGGATCTGTCAGCAAAAGAAAAACAGGAATTGAAAGTAGAAGATATTTTGGAAAAATTCAATGCAATCAGTATTGAATGTGGAAATTAA
- a CDS encoding ABC transporter permease → MDIFVTILEQGLIYGILALGVYITYKILDFPDLTVDGSFPLGAAVTATMITQGVNPYLTIPVSFLAGAAAGICTGLIHVKGKVRDLLSGIIMMTALWTINLRIAGKANVPIFGEENIFDNETMNGIFSGGAAKYKVLAVVLILAVIVKIILDLYLQTKSGFLLRAVGDNANLVTSLAKDQGNVKILGLAIANGMVAMAGGIFCQEQRVFEISSGTGAIVIGLASVIIGTSLFKNLTFLKATTAVLIGSVVYKACVAVALKFFEPQDMKLITAVLFLAILLIGMERKKKVKTNA, encoded by the coding sequence ATGGACATTTTTGTAACGATTTTGGAACAGGGACTGATTTACGGAATCCTTGCTCTTGGAGTTTATATCACATATAAAATTCTGGATTTTCCGGATCTGACAGTGGATGGAAGTTTTCCGCTGGGGGCTGCAGTGACGGCGACAATGATCACACAGGGAGTGAATCCGTACCTGACCATACCGGTCTCTTTTCTGGCAGGAGCAGCAGCCGGAATCTGTACAGGATTGATCCATGTCAAAGGAAAGGTCAGGGATCTCCTCTCTGGTATCATTATGATGACTGCGCTGTGGACGATCAATCTCAGGATTGCAGGGAAAGCAAATGTTCCGATTTTTGGAGAAGAGAATATTTTCGACAATGAGACAATGAATGGGATTTTCTCAGGCGGGGCAGCGAAATATAAAGTTCTTGCAGTAGTACTTATTCTTGCAGTGATCGTGAAAATAATTCTGGATCTGTATCTGCAGACAAAATCCGGATTTCTTCTGAGGGCTGTGGGAGATAATGCAAATCTTGTGACTTCCCTTGCAAAGGATCAGGGAAATGTAAAGATTTTAGGACTGGCGATCGCCAACGGAATGGTTGCTATGGCAGGCGGAATTTTCTGTCAGGAGCAGAGAGTATTTGAGATTTCCAGCGGTACAGGAGCTATCGTGATCGGGCTGGCAAGCGTGATCATCGGAACCAGCCTGTTTAAGAATCTGACATTTTTGAAAGCAACCACAGCAGTTCTGATCGGTTCTGTCGTTTACAAAGCCTGCGTGGCAGTTGCTTTGAAGTTTTTTGAACCACAGGATATGAAGCTGATCACAGCGGTATTATTCCTCGCGATCTTACTCATTGGAATGGAACGGAAAAAGAAGGTGAAGACAAATGCTTGA